A part of Desulfobacter sp. genomic DNA contains:
- a CDS encoding glycosyltransferase family 9 protein, whose translation MDGSGNLSGPINRILIVKPSALGDIVHSLPVLSALKGKFPRARIDWVVAHGLHKFLEGHPMINRLWVIKKDQWKRFSNLRQTLGEINQLRRDLGKQNYDVCIDLSGLFRSGLISGFSKAPVRLGFRESDEGSPLFYTHKVHGSMKIHAIDRYLKLAGFLGCRTDEVVYPFAPYDPHPPVCKILPPRYAVMSPSAGKPANRWPAEKFGALAARLELPVVVIASAAEAEIAEITVAHSQGNAISIAGQTGLKELLPVIGGAEFFICNDTGPMHMAAALNVPVFAIFGPANPIRTGPYGKMHTVIQKDLPCSPCYAKHPCEANRFQCMADLSVDEVYGKIRENRP comes from the coding sequence GTGGATGGCAGTGGAAACCTGTCCGGCCCCATTAATCGGATTTTAATCGTAAAACCCAGTGCATTGGGAGACATCGTCCATTCCCTTCCGGTACTCAGCGCCCTGAAAGGAAAATTTCCAAGGGCCAGGATCGACTGGGTGGTGGCCCACGGCCTCCACAAATTTCTTGAAGGCCATCCCATGATTAACCGGTTATGGGTGATCAAAAAGGACCAGTGGAAAAGATTTTCCAATCTCAGGCAGACCCTGGGGGAGATCAATCAGCTTCGCCGGGATCTGGGGAAGCAGAATTACGATGTCTGTATTGACCTGTCCGGTCTGTTCCGGTCCGGCTTGATTTCTGGATTTTCAAAGGCACCTGTTCGCCTGGGATTCAGGGAATCAGACGAAGGAAGCCCTTTATTCTATACCCATAAGGTCCACGGATCCATGAAAATCCATGCCATAGACCGCTACCTCAAGCTGGCAGGATTTCTGGGCTGCCGAACCGATGAGGTGGTCTATCCCTTTGCACCCTATGATCCGCATCCCCCGGTCTGCAAGATCCTGCCGCCCCGCTATGCGGTAATGAGCCCCTCTGCAGGGAAACCTGCCAACCGGTGGCCTGCTGAAAAATTCGGCGCCCTGGCCGCACGGCTGGAGCTGCCCGTGGTGGTCATCGCATCAGCGGCCGAAGCAGAAATTGCAGAAATTACAGTTGCCCATTCCCAGGGCAATGCCATCTCCATTGCCGGACAGACAGGATTAAAAGAATTGCTGCCGGTTATTGGGGGGGCTGAATTTTTTATCTGCAACGATACCGGCCCCATGCACATGGCTGCAGCGCTGAATGTACCGGTGTTTGCCATCTTCGGACCGGCCAACCCCATACGGACCGGACCCTACGGAAAGATGCACACCGTGATTCAAAAGGACCTGCCCTGTTCTCCCTGCTATGCCAAACATCCCTGCGAAGCAAACCGATTCCAATGCATGGCGGATCTTTCCGTTGACGAGGTATATGGGAAAATCCGGGAGAACCGGCCATGA